The DNA segment cttttttgctcatttttttgcTCACATTAACAATGTGAGTTTACCTTCATGATCATtccagaaaattatttttacaaataaaactataaactaaaacaaaaagtgataGTACATTAACATGATCACTTTCAAATTTTGCATCTTTTTATGTTGTCCTGTTAAGGCATTTAAATACTAATAAAGACACAAGgagtacaacatttttttccatgataAAATCAGTTTAGAGTGAATTGAACACAAGATGTCAGGCCTCCCAACATATTTTATCTCCCTGCAAAAAATTAGTGAtttttttgaatttataaaataaatgcgCATATCCTGTGCAGAGTTCATGGTGGATAGTGGGAGTGATGTATCCACCCTTCGTGATGACATCATACAGGAGTTAAAACTAGAAGTAATAAGGCAGGTGACAAGCTGTGGGGTCTTCGGGTCACAACGCACAAATATGTATCGGGCTAACTTAACCATTGGTGATCAGACTTTGGAAATAGAGGCAAGTATCCCTTTTTTTATCCACATTCTGGAAGTAAATAATCTGGTCAGCCATTTTATGCATTCCATCAATAGCAAATGATTTGATGGCATAAGAGCTGATAGTTTCTTAGTTTGTTCCTAGTAACATGAGGTTTGTGTTTggagcactttttttttttaaatgtcgacTACAATACTTTTGTTCACTGCAagagaaatatttacatatttttcccCCCTTTTACACATGTCTTTCTTTAAAACTCTTGCACAGTGAAAGGGTTAAAAACAATACAGAGAGCATTCTAGAAAAGATTTAACTAAAGGGTGCATGCCTataatgtgtctgtatttattttgtgcatgagcaaatgtgtgttgtagaagttagcatgtctgttatatgtgaaaaTAGGTGCATAGTTGAGGgtgattcagtttacttctgtatatcaACTCTGTAAAATTGTTAGAAAATCACtattataaatgttcattattattatttagtgtgAGAGACAGTGGTGTACATATTAAGACTTGTCTGGAGGGTAGAAGCAGAGGGGGTGCCATAAGGCTGGGTCTATAAACACAGTTCCACCAACTGAGCAGCAGTGTTTCTGTGCATCCAATGGTGTGCTCTTAACAAGGCAAGATAAAAGACATTCACAGAGGAACAAAGGGCCCAAGCCCTTGACAAGTGAAAGGTGTTTTTGGTTAGGAGGGAAGAATTGTGAGGGAAGATGAAACCTTATCTTACAACTAATCAAGTCATAGCCGTCACAGAAAGTGTAAACTTAAGTAATACTGTGGACATAATGCAAAATGTGCTAATGTTAATGTAATATAGTATGATAATGTTTTGGTGAAGAAAATTGCACAAATTCTTTTTGTGTACTGGGaggaaagtgtgttttttttgctttgtctaAATTTTACTGACCTGAAGTAAGCCAGTAGAAGTGTCCCCTTTACCCTCAAGCGAGTAAGACCCATCCTTCGTCACAATAATATTGCAAAAGTATACTTCTCCTTACTTGACCCAGCTACTAATTTTATACTGCACCTCTTTGACTCACTTTGTTTAACagggttttcatttttttgtttttgttttgttttgttatatgCAGGTTATTAGCAGTTCTTACGATTCAGTAGGAAGTTGCATTCTGCGCTATTTTGGGCATGAGATTGATGCCTTCAGGCATATCTGGTACCGAGGGCAAGATGGCAGTCTGCAGCCTACATCACATTCTTCCTCTACAAAAGGAACAGAACCAGAAACTATTTCTGTTCTGTCAGAGCCAGAAGCCAAGAAAGTGGCTTCACCATATGACACGAGGAACAAGAAAAAGGCTTCACCATATGACATGAGTAACAAGAAAAAGGCTTCAACATCGAGGAACAATTCAGTCAATGAAAACTCTGAGGAAATGCTGGGTGAGAATAGAATAGGAGATGATCCACATGAACTCCGTGACATGGGATACAGGGCTGTACCAGCCATTGATTGTGGCAGCTATTCCCAGCAGAGGACAAATGGCATGCTGGCTGTACCTTCTTGTGTAGCATTAGGAACAGAGATAAATGGTGTCGAGGAATGGATGAAGCATGAAAATGATATCAGTGAAAACCACAGTCACATTAACAGCAAGTAAAAAACAATGCTTGTAAACATCTAGAGTGAAAACTTGCTGCTTTGGCAATAATGGTGGACAGATGCTCAAGatttggtttgtgtgtgtgtgtgtaaaatatttaaaaggcTTCAGTTAAACATGCAGACGCAACAATTTGAACAGGTGATGCATGCTGCTtatcattataaaattatataactGTAAATAGGTGTGCTAAAATTACCTTTGATTTGTGATATTTTACATCCAGCTGTCTTCAGATAGGCTTTTTTACTTACTAATggatttttataaaaagttttaaagattCATGTAATTGTGATACactgttttacatattttcatgttataaaatatgtttattaccATTTAAtcaagaacagtagagagcgaggcaaagaacatcggaaccacattaagctgaggggggctgcccaaaacggggtctgctggtgaggtgttgttgcggccttatgctcctagaggagtaacaagggataaactaaaactaaactaagtACCTTTTAATCGGCTAAATTAGCTATATTTTATTGACAACACTCTCACGTAATAGATATGTGATGTACTCTTGAACAGAAGTCTTTGTGTAGGGGAAAGATAAGGGGAGAGCAGTGCCTCTGTATGTGTGCTAGGGTTTAAAAAGACATTGAATGCAAGATGGCAGCCATGCAACAGCATACATTCAAGTTACATCTTCAGCAAACGTTGAATTTCCTATTAGTTTACTGTCACATTGCCTGTATTATGTAAGCAAAAGTCCTTCAATTGTTTGCAATTACACGTTATTTATTCATACAAATGGCAACTACAAGACTAGGGTCTACTGCTGtttatgaaaaatgtaaacTCTCTTCCATCTGTGGAtttaatcacttaattgtaatgaaaaaccagaaagtcAATGTCGACTGTCCTATATCATTTTGAGGAAAACTTTATTGAGTGATTACAGCGTATGTATCCACACACCTTGAGGggtgcaaacacacatacttgCTGGTTCAATACCTGTATGATGCAGCCTACTTCcctcagttgacccagctgttaaaAGTGGTATTGTGTTGCTTTCTGCTGCTAATGTTTCCatgattgtgtgtgtctgtgtgttttgtgaatgATAGAGTGATGCCTGCTTAAGGTGTGTGCTCATAAACCTTCATGGATGTGTGGCTGTTAATGTGAAGCGGTTTGAGCTCACCTTCATgtaatatgaaaataaacagatttatgTATTAATTTGGTGAGTATCAAACAAGGAGCATAAATTTCTATAGGTTTCCTGCATCCCTCACTTCCACACAtacactgctttatttataagatttgtAAACGTTATTCTGGTTTAAGAAATACTCTCAAATAAGGTTAAAACACTGGCTCTGATTTCCGTCATTGACCATTGCCTTTTAATGTCATCACCGATATGCAATAAATAGTCTATGTGGAAAGTCTTAAGCATGTTGAAAACAGTTCAgtgtttattctgtttgttcAATGATGCAGCTGCTAACAATGTCTCATATCTTGTGCGTATAAACAGAAATCAGCGTCAGGATTATTCAGTTAAAATCTGTAATTTTCTAATAATTTATTGCTTAAAAGGaaggaacaaaaaaagtttatttttcacatttttaatatatttacacataatttatatttcctgttatatttgtgtgtgtgtgtatattaatcATGTCTGAGAAAGTGTATTGAGATGAAAGGGTTTTTATTgttagcaaatattttttattcacttaatattgtaatttttttttctttgtgcttttcAACTACCTTTTAACCAACTTTaaatatgcaaaagaaaatgttgtatACACTGCCGACATGTGTACATGTAGTGGACATGTGTACATGTAGTGTAGCAtgtacacaaaaattaatatctaagaaaagatttttagaAATCTTTGTATTATGTGTTAATTTTTTGTATTATGACACTATATTAAACATCTGTTCTAACATTCCTGACAGgtttttgtttgaatatattCACACTGCAACATATGAAATAGCATTAAGAAGTGATTGCAAACTTggaaacaaagacagacaaGCAGTGCCCAGATGATTGGGTCTatgtgagagacagagggagataATGCGTTTGCAGGGGAGTAGACTGAAAAGATGGGTAAGctgataaaaagataaattttgtTCCATATGTTTGGTAATAGCTGTGTACATTTTAACCTTAACCTCCAAAACAACTGCTGATAATCATTCATATACCTGAATCAGCAGTTTGTTACtggtcataaaaataaaaacagaatgaagCAGTTTAGATGACATttcagcaagtttttttttatttcaaacaaccAATTATGAAATACAAATCAAAACActaacaattttaaagaaataaatcttataATAAATACAGGTACACCATTGGTAAGAATAAACCTGATAACAGTAAGGATCTCAATTCTGAGCCTTCCTTGTCTGGCAGCGCAGGACATAATTTTTGTGCCAACTGGAGATGAAGGAATTACACACTTATATAGTGTTTACTTATAATGTGTGCATACTTACACTGTATATTCTGGAGATGAACAAATTACACACTGGAACTCAAAGGGTGAAAAAGCTTTGCAAGCCACACTTAAAAAGctatttggggaaaaaaagctaGTCTTCTTTCTTCAAATTAAGGAATCATAGAAATGaatgagaaataagaaaagcaTTCAGGATCAAAACCTGTTTAGTTACTATTTGGGTAATAGTAGGAAGGGAGAAAAGGTGTGGCGTGTGGGACCAGCACAAGTGTTTTAGTcctctaaataataataatgtgatttatatagtacATAATGATGCTCACAAAGGAGCATGTTCTCAGCGATTAAGACAAGCAGGAAGTGGGCAAAATATAAAggatgaaaggaaaaacaactaagcagataacaataaaaaacggttagcgcctgtaacagacaaggacggtcccaagcccgctGAAAAGGAGGAAGCACCCCCatcccgtaaaacaaatccttgctaccgaaacatcgacaacagttaagactgtagtcgatggcctatgccccagggggggtgaaagggcctaaaaaaaaaaaaaaaaaaaaaaagataacaataaaagacaaatagaaatcacataacaaacagtaaggatagagactgtcataaatctgcagaggaagaggaGCAGCAGACTAGTCaactgactataatcacaactatgtTGATTAGTATATAAGTAATGCTCATAAATTGTTGAATGATGTTTTTCAACATGTAACAGATgattgcttttttcttttttcttttttttttgtttttttgtttttgttttttagaacATAGCACCTACAGCTATATTTAGTAAACTATAGTAGCATATCTGAGACAGTCCTATGCACCCTCACACATGgatacatatacatacagttTCCCTTAAGACCAAACAGatcaataattattacaaagatTTGAAACTGTTAGTCAGTAACATGGGACAGATCTCTGCAATAAAGATCACGGTATGAGCAAACGCAATGTAACTTGAACATGGCAATAATATTATAGTCATTTATTGTCACCTTGTAATAAACCTAGTGCTGTTGCTGGTTATTAACACACTTCATAATCAGCTGGAGTTGCTACCACCGAGTGTCGTGCCTGACAAATGACTTTGTGACCTTCTACCCAAGCTTGTCGCTGACATTGTGTAGAACAATACCACGCTTTCCTACATTTTCCACAAGTTGGAAATTGCTTGTTTCCTTTTGCTTTTACTCCACACTGGGTGCAAACGGTTGCTTTATCCCCCTCAAAGCGGCATCGTCGACATTGGCACCAGAAATTGAAAGACTTGTAAAGCCAGGCCCGGCGCAGCATGCGAGGCAGTGCAGTGTCTATATATGTGATAAAAATCTGCAACATCGTAACCATTATAATCATGACTATCATATTACCAAGGCATTACCCTTTAATGGGAGctaattataaatgtttttgctattatcattttttttaatatgtggtTAAGATTGTGTTTCATTTCTTGGgtcaattttatgttttttaagcatcattttcaacattttgtaaaagcaATGCTGATAATTTTAAGTAGTGACAAAGAGTAGTGTTGTCTTAATTTCACATCAGATTACCTCTTCACCCTTCTTGATGTCCCTTTTGGCTGTAACCTGTACCCCAAAATTGTCCATGTAGATGCCATTGCTGACCTCAGCATTGTTGTCACAGGAGTGATTCAGGCAGGCATGCACTGGGAACATGCCAGCAAAATAGGCTTCCGGAACTTTCCGCTCATCCAGGTGCATTAGGACACTCAAGCCATCAAGATCATCCTTGAGATTTGTCAAAAACCTAAACAAGATGCAACTGCACAATTATACTACTGCttgaataaactttttaaatttctttttgaacTGCCATTTGTCCACTTCTTACAAGCATTTGgctaaaaagcattttaaaggtGAAGATGTATGAATCACCAGGACCCTGTCAGCGAAAATGCCAGACCTAAACAATCTATTTCCTGCAGACTGGCTACTCTAGACTTAAAGCTtttttacacacaacacacatatcGCTGAGCACAAATGTCTGCACAAGACTCAGACAGTGCACCATCAATTGAAATGTTCAGAACCCCTGATTGTGTACATCAAAATAACACATCCAGCCCTAGATCGCAGACCTAAGGACTATACATGCAAGACCTCCATTGAAAAATCATATTAGCAGAGGCAATCAAGATTAAAAGAACTGCTTCAATGAATGAGCCTGATAACATTGAGCAGAATTCAATAAGCATGCCTTGTACTGCTAATTCAGAATACACtgaattttaaaagcaatttgtTGAAATTCTATATCCCTTTTCTGTATTTGCGATGAGGTTCTGCCAGATGCttggattaaaaagaaaagaaagcatgaaCCAAGGTAACTAATGGTTAGgtgttttcaatatttgtattaGTATTTTCGACTAACGTATTCTTAGTCATAAGCTATGTTTCACCTTTGAAATGGAGTAATACCAGCTGAAAAGCACTGAAGGTTGCATGCTGCCTGATAG comes from the Pomacea canaliculata isolate SZHN2017 linkage group LG12, ASM307304v1, whole genome shotgun sequence genome and includes:
- the LOC112576728 gene encoding uncharacterized protein LOC112576728, with the translated sequence MSDALRDFLAAIGLEHHFNMFLTRGFDEESDIAHLTVDDLRTIGIENSSDIHCILKAAQAYKTSKTHQLFHWLRKNGLLHYYEGFVQSRLTDLNKVASLSLPEDKIYDELEITLPGHQRRFERAVKVLRRRLKQKKESNRVVVTEGWWGFPAYLPKAKYPFLCVQATIRSTSPLISLSRNMEFMVDSGSDVSTLRDDIIQELKLEVIRQVTSCGVFGSQRTNMYRANLTIGDQTLEIEVISSSYDSVGSCILRYFGHEIDAFRHIWYRGQDGSLQPTSHSSSTKGTEPETISVLSEPEAKKVASPYDTRNKKKASPYDMSNKKKASTSRNNSVNENSEEMLGENRIGDDPHELRDMGYRAVPAIDCGSYSQQRTNGMLAVPSCVALGTEINGVEEWMKHENDISENHSHINSK